Below is a window of Chryseobacterium arthrosphaerae DNA.
AAAGACAATCAACGGAACGTTTCCTTTTGTATTCTGGGGATAATCCAGGATATAGGAGATTTTTTCCGTTCTTTTAATTTCTTTGTTAAGCTCGCCTTTTATTTCCTGGGCATTCAACTGCAATGAAAACGGTAATAATAAAAGGGGAATATGTTTTAATTTCATAATTCTATAGGTTTTGGCTAAAGCCCTGGATTTGGTTTTATTTATTTTAAACGGGCTAAAGCCCGTTTCTATTGAATGTATATAGCTGCTGCATATTGTTTTTTCTCTAACATATCTTTCAGATTGAGCAGATTATTGTATTTAAATGATCGGCTGAACTCTTTATTAACATCTGAAATCCAAAGAGGCTTATTTAAAATTATTTTATTCCATATTTTGAGGACTGGAAACTCAGTTTTTTTAATCCCTGCTGAATTTCGGGAGCATTCATAAACAGTTTCCACAGGAATCCTGTTCTGTAGTTTTCAATCATTGGAGCTATTGTTCCCTGGTCAATAGCCAGGTATCTTGGTGTAAACCAATTGCCGTAATGAATGGATGTTGCATCATAAGGCCCGGCAGATCCTATGAATTCAGGTTTTTGAGTATAAATAAACCTCAGGAAATTCATGGATTCTTTTGGAGTATATGGAAAACTGCTCAATGCTGCTGTGGGTGTTATTACTCCATTATCATTACCCGGCATATGGGCTGTATATCCTGTGCTTCCATTTTCATTTCTTGTATAACCGGCTGTTAATCCCCAATAGTTCGGCCCATAGCCTTTCCATTGCTTCGGATTTTCTACACAATATTGGTAATCGATAAGTGTCTGGTTTTTATTTACATCGAAATAGTTTTTCACCAGCTTATCGGATAGTCCTGTAGGATCCAGCCCGATATATGAATATTGTGCCCAGAACAATGGGCCGCCGTATTCTTCGGCATAATTATGTTTTACATACAGAGGTAATCCGTATTTTGTTTTGTCTGTAAGGTAGGTTCCGTTTCTGGTCCATCCTTTATAGTAGGTTTCAGCATCAATAGAATAAGTAGGTGAAGATGCTGCTAAAATATAAGTGATCAGACATTCATTATAACCTTCGAGAGGAAAGTTCATTTCCCACTGATATTCCGGTGACCAATGCCAGTAAAGGACTTTTTCACCTCCTTTGGTATACCAGTTCCACTGAATTCCTTTCCATAGCTCATCACATTTTGCAGCCAGTGCTTTTTCTTCTTCATTTCCGTTTTTAAAATATTCACGAACCATCAGTATTCCTGAAGTAAGGAATGCGGTTTCCACGAGATCTCCTCCATTATCTTTTTTACCGAAAGGAACAGTCTTACCTGTCTCTCCATTGATCCAATGAGACCATGCTCCTTTATGTCGGTCGGCTTTTGCAAGGAAATCCATCATATGGGAAAGTCTTTTTACAGCTTCCTTCCTTGGGACAAATCCTCTTTCCACACCAACCAGAATTGTTGCGAGTCCAAATCCTGAACCGCCGGTAGTGATCACGTGTTTATCTTTATCAGGATAAATATTATCTTCATGATACCGCTCTCTTCCCAGCATTGACTTCGGTTCTGCATAGTCCCAGAAATATTTCAGAGCATCTTTCTGCACTCTGTCCATCAGCTGTTCGTCTGTAATATCAGATTTCACCCCTTTACCGGCCTGGGTTTCCTGTTTCTGAATATTGGCGTTTTTGCATGAATATACAAAAAACAAAGAGGTAACAGCCATTGATAATACGATCCTTTTCATGATTTCTTTTTTACGTAATTCTACTAAAAGAAGAGGAGAACTTTCATTCTCCTCTAAAGTTTATTTTATGTTTTAATATCCGGGGTTTTGTGTAAATGCACCCGCACTTTCAGTCATTGCATCAAACGGAATTGGGAACAGTTCGTTTTTTCCGGCTTTGAATCCATAAGGAGCCAATACTGTAGCAGCTTGTCCGGTTCTTACCAAGTCTACGAAACGGTCACCTTCCATAGCAAGCTCTACTCTACGTTCATGCCAGATTGCAGTTCTCAATGCAGCCTGTGTTGATGCTGTAGTACCTCCTAACTGAGCTCTTGATCTCACCCTATTAAGATTGGCAATAGCTGCAGAAGTATTTCCTAATTCATTGGCGGCTTCTGCATTAATCAGAAGGATTTCAGCAAATCTTAAAATTCTGATATTCTGAATAGACCCATAACCGCAAGCACTTTTGTTCAAAGCTTTTGGCACGTATACTTTTTGGTTATAAGTAGTTACTGACTGAGCATCACCCATTGCAATTAAATCTCCTTCCGGAGTCGTCTCTCCGTTTCTAAGAATGGTAAGTTCTTTTCTGATATCACCAGCCTCAAATGCATTTTCAAGAGCATTAGAAGGGGTAAAGAAGCCCCAGCCAAACTGATCTCTTACTCCCTGTACTTCAGCATACTGGCTTCCTTTGAATGGAGGTATACAGTCACAATTTACTTCAAATACAGATTCTCTTCCAAATTCTCCTGCCGGTCTGAATAAATGATTGAAATCAGGATCTAAGTCATACCCCATACTCATTACCTGATTGGACGTTTCATATGCTTTCTGCCAATCTTTTTTATAAAGGTATACTTTTGAAAGTAATCCCAATGCTGCTCCCTTCGTTACTCTCCCCAAATCTGAAGCGGGATAAGTCTGAGGAAGAATTCCTGCAGCAGTGGTAAGGTCGGAAATAATAAAATCATACACTTCCGCTGCAGTATTTCTTGGAACTTTATAATTAGTCTGAAGTCCGTCAAAAATAGGTACACCACCATATATTCTCACTAAATTAAAGTAAAGATACGCTCTCAGCATTTTTGCTTCTGCCACCAACCTTATTTTTAAATTAGCATCCATATCAATCTTCGGAACATTCGTAATTACCTGATTACAACTGTTTATCGCCTGCCATTGTCCGATCCAATACCCTCTTATACCCTCATCACTAACGGTATAAGTAAAATTATCATATACATTGATAAAGGAAGCATCACCGGGATTAGATCCTTTGACAACATCATCTGCAGGTACTCCAAATACAAACTGGTATGGGAAAGCAGAATTTTCCCAACTCCTCAGAAAAGTATAGATAGCATTCGTTGCCTGCATAGCATCCTCTTGGGTTTTGAAAAATGTTGAAGCATCTGTATAACCTTCCTGCTTTATATCTAAATAATCATTGCAACTTACTGCCAATGAAAATAATGCGATTGATAAAAATATCTTTTTCATAACTCTTTCTTATTAAAATGTTAAATTAAGACCAACAGTATAAATGGCTGAAATTGGATAAATATTGTTATCAACTCCCATTTGTACTCTATCAGTATTCAAGATTTCAGGTGAGAACCCATTATATTTGAAGCTTGTCCAAGGGTTCTGAGCACTTACATATAATCTTAATTTGGTAATAGACAATGATTTTGCAAATGTTTGAGGTAAATTATAACCAACCTGAATATTTCTGATTCTTATATAACTTCCGTCTTCTACGTAAAAACTGTTTGGTAAAATGATAGCTTGGTTATTGGTTGCCATCGGATAAGCATTAGATGTTCCTGCACCATGCCATCTGTTGTTATAGAAATCAAGATCCCAACTTTCATTTCCGTAACGCTGCTCTCTGTTAAAATTATAAATTTTATTCCCGAAAACACCTTGAAAATCAATAGCAAAATCAAAATCATACACATTCAAATTAACACCAAATCCATAAGATCCCTTAGGAATAGGACTCCCCAGGAATTTTTTATCTCTGACGTCAATCACACCGTTTCCATCCAAATCTGCAAATTTAAACCCTCCGGCTTGGGCTCCATTCTGAGTAGCCCACGCATCTACTTCCGCCTGATTCTGGAAAATACCTTCTACCTGATAACCATAATATGAACCTACAGCTTCACCCGCCTGTAATCTTATGATTGAGTTACCATACAGACTAGCTCCTGCATTCAAATAGGAATTGTTAGCAACAGAAGTAATCTCATTCTTCAAAGTGGTCATATTTCCATATACTCCAATTTTCACATGATCATTGATCTTAGTATCATAGCTGACAGAAAACTCTAATCCTTTATTATTAAAGGAATAGGCATTGGTAATATAATTATTCCAGTTTGCAGCACCGGAAACTGTTCCCTGAACGATACCGTATACTACATCTTTAGTATCTTTATCAAAATAAGTAGCATCGATTTTCAGTTTATTACTGAACATTGCCATTTCTATTCCGAAGTCTTTACCCGTTGTTGTCTCCCAGCCAATATTTGGATCTATAACCTTGTTGATTGTTTGTGAAGGATATCCCGCATTTCCATAATAAGCTCCTTCGGGAAGAATAGTCGTATTCAGTGTAAATGCTCTTTGTACATCAGGATTTCCCAACTTACCCCAGCTTGCTCTTAATTTTAAAAGATTGAAAACATTCTGTTCACTCATAAAGTTTTCTCTGGAAATTACCCATCCTGCACTTACAGCCGGAAATACACGAGTTCTGTCATTCGAAGAATATTTAGAAGTTCCGTCCCTACGAACAGAAGCATTTACTAAATATTTCCCATCATAATCATAATTAACCCTTCCAAAAAAGGATTCAATCCTATCCTGATACGGAATTACATTTCTATCTCCTTCTTCAAAACTGGTTCGATAAATATCCGTTCCATTAGAAATGTCCAGAGAAGCATTACTACCGTTATAATTCACATTCAATGCTTCTGCATAGGCCTGAGAATATGAATTTCTCGTTCTGGAAAAGCCTGCCAGCAATTCTATATTATGTTTTCCCAATTCTTTTTTCCAGCTTAAGGTATTATCCCAGATATAATTTCTGGTCCTGGAATCTCTTGTGATTAACTTATTGGGTTTTTGATCAGCAACAGGGACATAGCCAAATGTTGGCGTATATTCATACTTATTCGAATTAATATTGTCAGTGCTATAGCTAATTCGCAATGTAAAATCATTGAGGAATTTATATTCTCCCCAGATATTGTTCAACAGCCTTTCTTCTCTGGTCTGAGATCTGAACAAATCCATTTTTGCTCTTGAATTAGGAATTTTAGCCAATGTAAAATATTGGTAATCTCCTGTAGCGGGATTAATGGGTGCATACAAAGGCGGTGACGAATAAGCATCAAGTAAAGTATTATGCACATGGTCTGTACGCATTTTTGAAAAAGTGAAATTATTCCCGATCGTAAGATTATCGGTAATTTTATAACTCAAATTCACTTTCGTGGTAAATCTGTTAAATCCACTGCCGGAATTAATTCCCTGACCTGCCGCAAGATTTCCTTCATCCTGAAGATTTCCTGCACTTAAATAATAATTCAGTTTACCAAGAGTTCCTGAAGCTGAAATATCATTAGAATTAATGATAGCTGTTCTGAAAATCTCTTTAAACCAATCCGTATCTGTAGGATAGGATGCTCTATCTAAGAATACAGGATCTTTTGCTTTATCATTGATCAGTTTCTCGTTATACAGCTGTATATACTGATCTGTATTGACCATCTTAGGGATATTGGTCACTGTCTTAATTCCTAAGTATGAATTAAAATTAAAAACCGGTTTTTTACCTCTTCCTGTTTTGGTTTTAATGATTACAGCACCATTGGATGCTCTTGCCCCGTAGATTGCCAAACTCGAAGGGTCTTTCAGAACACTCATTGATTCTATATCCTGAGGGCTTAAGAAAGAAATATCATCTGTAATCATTCCGTCAACAATAAAAACGGTTTTACCCGTCAAAGAGCTGATTCCCCTGATATCTACTCTAGGCGAAGCACCCGGTGCACCTGAGTTCAGAACCTGAACACCAGACAATCTTCCCTGTATAGAACTGATAGGATTTGCATTGGGCTTATTGGCCAAATCTTTAGCAGAAACAATCCCGATACTTCCGGTCACGTTCTCTTTCTTCTGAGATCCATATCCTATCAGAACTACCTCCTCGATCTTCTGCTCTTTTGCAGCAGTATCTTTTGGGGCTGTCTGCGCATTGACGTTCATCCCGAAGTACAGAACAGCAATGAGACATGAATACTTTAAATTACTTTGTTTCATATAGTTTCAATTTTATTCAATCAATCAAATTTCCGCATATCTTTATTGGAGTTATCTTAAAATCTCAAAAAAAGACATTAGTCAAAAATAGGAAAAATATTGAATCATGTTAAAATATCTTAAAAATTTAAAAACAATTAACATTTAATAAACATAAAATAAAAAACAATTATTATTTATGAATTTATACACAAAATAACCACAAATAAACAATCATATCATTAATAGGAAAACAGCATTTTTTCTTTAAAAAACCACCCAATAACGGGTATGGATTTAATATTTTGTTAAATAGAGAATAGTATTTACCTTTGGTGCGGTTTTTGACAAAAAGCTTTAAGAAAAATGTAATAAAAAATATCAATGAAAAAATATATCATTGCAACGGCCCTGATCATTGGAACCGGTGCAGCCATCACTACTACCGTACAGTCCTGCACAAGCATTGCCACAAGCGATATGGGGCTTTCTATTATCAAAAGAATGCTTCTTAACGGCATTGATAAAGGAGCAGGTATCTATGGAAACAAAGAAGCCTTCCTGCAGAATAATATGGTTGACAAAGCCCTTCCGAAAGAGCTCAGAGACATCAATTCTATGCTGGAAAAAATTTCACCCTCTCTGGTTGCCAAAGAAAGGGATTATATTGCACAGGCAGCAGTGTACACTGTCAATATTTCAAAACCTATTTTACAGGGTGCTGTCAACAGCCTTAATGCACAGGATGTAACAAGGATCATCCAGGGAACAACTGCAACACAGATCCTGAAAGAAAAAACCTCCCAACAGCTTATTGCAGCCATTTCCCCTAAAGTGGATGAAAAGCTCAATGAATATGGAATTGTGAAAACAATCAATACCGCATTAGCCGGAAATAACTTCCTCGGAAATCTTCTGGGAGGAAATAAAAACACAGTCAACTCCGGCGGATTGAGCCAACTTGCTTCAGAACAGCTCGTCAACGGCCTATTCAATATTATCGAAGATTATGAACATCAGAACTCCAAATCCCTGCTGGGGCCGTTTGGAAAATAGGAAAATTTTCGCTATATTTATATTATATTAACAATTGCAGATGGATATATTACAAGGAAATCAACACGCAAGTCCTGAGGATTTTTACAAATCTCTGAAGGAAAAACTGGAGGATCATCATGATTTTCCGGAAGATTATTTATTTAAATTTATCATTCCCACAGACCAGGCAAAACTTACTGAAATTTACAAAGTTTTTGACGGTATTAAATTTACACTGGGAAACCGCGAAAGCAAAAATGGAAAATACACAGCCTGCAACATCAATGCATTTGTACTGGATGCCAATCAGGTGGTGAATATCTATAAAGAAGTAGCCAAGATAGAAGGCGTTATTCTATTGTAAAAGCAGAAACCGGATCATATTACCATGATCCGGTTTTTATTAGCCTTACTGCCATTCATAAAGGTATTCTTCTGTTCCTACTGCTTCCAATCTTTATTTATCCTTTAATTATTACATTCCTTTAATAAACAACAAACCACCCCTGTTAAGAGGTGGTTTTATCAATCTGATAGTTGTTGTTGTATTATTTCTTAACAAACTTAATGCTTTCTGAAACTTTAGCATTGTTAAGGGTAATTACATAAACACCTTTTGCAAGTTCAGATACATGAATCTGATTATTGCCGGTTTTACCGTTCTTAACAAGCTGTCCTACAGCATTATGAATTTCAAACTGAGTTTCTCCTGAAAGTCCTGTAATATTAAGAATATCGTTAACCGGGTTAGGATACACTCCGAAGGTATTTTTCTTATTCACTTCTGAAGTTGATAAAGATTCTCTTGTAGTGAATGCTTTCGTTTCATAAGAGAATTCACCATCCAAATGGAATATAGTCTGTCCTGAACTTGTAAGCAAATCTACATATCCTTGCGCAGATCCTTGACTCACTGCCGTTAAACCATCTCCATAATCATCAGATATTGTGAATACATAGCAATCTTGAGGCAAGTTCCATGTCTGAGTGATAAGAGCCGGATCAGCCTGCCCTGGTTGAGAATTACTATATCTTCCCTCTTTTACGATCTGACCTGCACTGTTTTTAAGATTCCATCTTGTTTCCTGTCCAAATCTGTCTCTCTTTAACTTAAAGGTAACCGTAGTTGTTCCAAAGTATGCAGGTGCTACAGGTTTTACATAGTTACCGCTTGTCGTATTATTGGTACTTCTCTGGTCTGCTCCTCCGTTTACAGATGTAATGGAGAAAGTAACAGGTGAAGATGCTACAGATCCATCTACAGGGATGTTGATAACATCAGATTTATCCTGAGTCAGATTACCTGACCAGCTATACGTCTGAGCAGCTCCGCCGTTGATTGAATATGAAACAACAGCTGAAGTTAAATTACTGGTTCCTCTGTTTGTAATAAGAAGACGCAATACGCCTGCTCCACAGTTAAGAATACCTAATGAACATCCGCCATCGTATTTTATTTCAGCATCATTAGGGAACAAAGGAATAGGCTGATCAGCAGTAGATGCTTTAAGCTCCAATCTTCTCGGAGAATTATCCATTACTGTTCTGATTCTTGTTTTCTGATCATTGGTATAAATGTTCATACAAGTATCATTGGTATAGTCCATATAGTTCTGAACCATTTCAAAAACGTTCGGATCGTTACAGCTTACTATAGAAGCATTACATGTATAATTTGCAGTATGTGCCGTAGGTGTATCTGCACAATAGTCATTTCCACATGCTGCATCTCCCCAAATATGTCTTAACCCAAGAAAGTGGCCTACCTCGTGGGTCATTGTTCTTCCCCTGTCATAACCAGGCTGCATCAGGAACGTACCATCATTATAATCCATACTTCCAAAAGTAGCATATCCTGCAACTACCCCATCTGTAGTAGCCAGACCTCCATTTGCGCCAAGTCCCGGAAGACCTGAAGCAGAAGGGAACTGAGCATACCCTAACAGACCGTTATCTGCAAAGTCCACACTCCACATATTCATATATTTGGTAGGATCCCAGATCGTCTTAGGCTTTACAGTTCCGTTAATATAATCTGTATATCCCTGGCTTTCATCACCTCTTCCCCAATAATCCCTGCAAAGGTTTACTCTGTCAATTCCGTTGGTAGGATTTCCGTTAGGATCTACTTTTGCAAGTACGAATTCTATTTCAGTATCAGCACCTACGGCATTGGTATTATAGCCCGGAGTATTAATTTTTTTTCTGAAGTCATTGGTCATTACGGTAAGCTGAGACATTACCTGAGTGTCTGAAATATTAGGTGCAACACCTACATTCTGACCACTGTGAATAACGTGTACTACTACCGGAATTGTAATTACTGTTCCATTCTGAGATTTGTTGGCCTGAGCTTTTTCAATCAAAGGAGCAAGCCATTTTTCAAACTGTTCATCAGACAGCCTTTCTGGAAACTTCTTCTGTAAGTTTGCTTCATATTCAACAGTTCCGCACTTTTCTACTCCATTAGGATCCAGCTTTCTGTTTTCCCATACTTTTTTTGTAGGTTTTGCACCGTCTCTGACCTGTGCGTTTGAAACTCCCACGCCCATAAAAAACAATGCGGCTAAAGAGGATTTTAAAATAATAGATTTTGTCATTACCATATTTTTTATAATTTAGCAAATATAAAAAATTAACCCATCATACAAGAATACAATTCATCAAAATTTAAAATAAAGTAAAAATAATACAATGAGGATTCTTTTTATAATAATCAATGCAATTCTGATAACATTAAACATCAGTTGTTTTCATCAAAACAAAACAGAAAATAATGAAAAAAATTTAACTAAAACAAACCAACAAAATAAAATCGAAAAAATTCAACTAACAGAAATAACAAGAGGTATTAACCGAAATTCCATTTTAACACCTATATCAAAAATAGCAGTTTATAATGGAGATTCCACAAAATCTGCAATGCTTCCTTCCGAATGGAATAATATCGCCAGACAGGCAGAAGCTCTTGATCTTTCCAAGATATCAGATCTCCAGTCTCCTACTACCGGCAGATTTTCAGATCAGGCTTTATCCTCTACTTTTATAATCACTTCCGGAGGCACAAGCTACACTTCTGCGACTTTTGATGCCGGCCGTCCTCCAAAAGAACTGGAAGCATTATACAACGCTATCGTTGGATCTAAAGGCAATCGGAAAAAGTAACCTTAATACGAGTTAATCCTTATGGATTGTAAAATAAAAGAGCCTGTTTTATCAATTAAAACAGGCTCTTTTATTTATATTTAAATACTATTTCTCAATAAAGAATTTTACGTTTTCAATGGGTCTTCCCAACATTGCCACTGATCCTTTTACCAGAATAGGCCTTTGAATCAGGGAAGGATTTTCAGCCAGAATTTTAATCCATTCTTCTTCAGTATAATTCTTATCTGCATAGTTATCAATATACAGCTTATCCGTTTTACGGATGATATGGAAGACACTCTGGTTAAGTTTCTTCAAAACTGTTTTGATCTCAAGAATACTCAACGGATCTTCTATGATATTGATAATCTCAAAAGGAACACCGTTTTCATCCAGATATTCAAGAACGGCGTTTGATTTTGAACAGTTTCCGTTATGTAAAACTTTTACTAACATCTTTAATCGTTTTAAAAAAAATTAAACTCGTCTACACAAATTTAATAAGAATTGGGTGGAGGCTGTCTTAATATTCTGATAAATATTTGTTAAAACAGTCCGTGCAGTTCTGCTTCAATCTTCTCAAGGATCAATCCGAAATCTTCAGGCTTTTCTACAAAGTCAAGATCATCAACTTCAATCACCAAAAGCTTCCCTTCTGTATAATTGGAAATCCATTTTTCATATTTCTGATTCAGCTTTGAAAGGTATTCAATACTGATGGAAGCTTCATACTCACGTCCTCTTTTGTAGATTTTCTTTACCAGATTGGGAACGTCAGATTTTAAATAAATCAACAGATCCGGAGCGGAAACAAAAGACTTCATCAGGTCAAAAAGTGATGAATAGTTATTGAAATCCCTGTCAGAAAGAAGATTCATATCATTCAGGTTTTCGGCAAAAATGTGTGCATCTTCATAAATAGTACGGTCCTGAATAATATTTTTCCCGCTTTCCCTGATCTCTTTCACCTGGCGGAATCTGCTTCCCAGGAAGTACACCTGCAGTGCAAAACTCCATTTGCTCATATCAGAATAAAAATCCTCGAGATAAGGATTATGATCTACATCCTCAAATTGTGCATCCCATCCGTAATGCTTGGAAAGCATGGTAGTCAAAGTTGTTTTTCCGGCTCCAATGTTTCCTGTAACTGCAATGTGCATATTCTTTTTCCTTGTATTTACTGATTAGTTGATAAGCTTTTCTATACCGGCAGCTTCCACTGCTGAAACATCTCCGATCAATTTTTCTAAAGTATTGTCTGAAGATTTTTCTCCTGCCTCTTCTCCACTTGTCTTTTCTTCAGGTTTTTCCGAAGATGGTTTTGCAGATTCAGGCTGAGTTTCCAGTTGTTTTTGCTATCTGGCTTTTTTTACTTTTTCAAGGCTGTAAAGATAGAGTTTGTTCCCCTTGATTTCAAAATAAGAGAGGATGTTTTTATCCACAATTTGCGCATCCTGATCATCAAAAATGGTCACTAATCCTTTTTCGGGAACATATTGGGAAATGGTATTATTGGTAACCACCAGGATATTGTCATTTTCTCTTCTGAATCTTTTCCCGTTATCAATGGGGGCTTCAAACAGCTTTTCAAACTTCAGACTGTAGATTCTGATATGCTTTCTCGTGAGAATATAGACTTTACCTTCATACACAAGCAAATCCATAAGATCTTCAAAACTGATATCAAACGGATAAGAGTTGATGGTAGTATCATTCCTGAAATTGTACTGGATCAGGCGTTTTGTACTGTCATCCAACAGCCACAGCTGCTGCAGGTCTTCAGCATAAGCCATTCTGATAAAACCGAATTTCTGTTTAAAATCAATCCGCTGGATTTCATTCATATTCTGGTCTACAAATTTCATTTCCTGTGCATTTTCTGAAAACAAAGGAACATTCAGTGGATTTTGTACGGTCTGTACTTTAAAGGGAACCGTAAGCATCATTTTCCCGATCTGTTTTCCCAGAGAGTCGTATTTGGTGAGACTGAAATCTTTATTTTTATAGATATACAGATTCCCGTAATCATCGGCAAGCATATCTTTAGCCTCTTTGAGCTTCAAGGTATCCAAAGGGAGCATATTCTGTCCGAAGGCGGTACAGAAAAGGAAAAGAAATATTATGTTTAAAAACTTCACTCTGCTTTTTTAATGTGGTCAATATACTGAAAAATAATTTCATCCAAAAGACCGTCAAAGTTAATGCAATTATCTATACTATCAATCAGTACAGAACCTACCAGACGCTCCTCAGCCAACAGTATTTTTTAGAAATACACTCATTTCCCAAAAAGGTACCATTTATATCCTTATAAAAATAGCGCTCCTAAGGAACGCTATCATTTATCTGTAAGTCATTTTTTTACTTTATTTGATCTGAACTTCATAGATCTTCGGCCAGTTTTTACCGGTTACCAGCATATTTTCTCCTTTGAAGGCAATTCCGTTCAGTACATCATCACTTCCTTTGGTATTTTGTCTGGCAATTTCTGTGAAATCAAATGTTCCTACGACTTCTCCGTTAGCAGGATTTATCTTTAAAATGATTGGTTTCTGCCATACATTGGCATAGATAAAGCCATTGTGATACTCCAGCTCGTTCAACTGATCATAAGCCTGTGTACTTCCTGCAACGGCAATGTATTTGATCACTTTTGAAGGCTCGTTAGGATCAAGGAAATACAAAAGTTTACTTCCATCAGAAGCGATCAGGTTCTTTCCGTCATACGTCAATCCCCATCCTTCCCCCAAAACATTAGGGTAAGCAAATTCAGAAATGAGCTTTAAAGAATTTTTATCATAGATATATCCTTTTTTGCTCTGCCATGTCAGCTGGTATACTTTATCCCCAATAATTGTACTTCCTTCTGAGAAATCTTCCGGGGCCTGTTTGGTAGAAGCTAACGGTGTTGTAGTTCCCAGGGTATATTTCAGGATCTGGGAAGAACCGTTCTGGCCATCACTTTCATAAATGGTATTTCCTTCGATCTGGAACCCCTGTACAAAGTTTTTAGGATCATGAGGATATTCTGCCACGATCTGGTAAGCAATATTTTTTTCAGGATTTTTTGCAAATACATTGATGGTAGCATCCTGATTCAATACTTCTCCACCTTTTGTTTTGATATTAAAAGTAACGGCATTATCCCCTAATGTAAAAAACTTGGGATCAACCGTTAAATCTTTTGTTTCTTTATCTCCGAAGCTAATGGTTACGCTTTCTGCATTTTCCGTCACTTCTTTCGGAAGCTCCAGCTTATCACCGAAGTGGTATCCTTTTGCTTCCATTGACGTATTATACGTATTTAATGTATCAAGAATTTCTTTATTCTTGTTACAAGATGCCAGTAATAAAATCGCTGCGAAACCCGCTATTATATTTTTTTTCATTGACTTTCTAAATATTTCCCCAAAAATAGCAAATTTTATTCCGTATTGCCAATATTATCGGTTGGTTCACCAAATTGAAGGATATAACCGTTGTTATCATAGATTCCAAACTCCCTCATTCCCCATTCAAAAGTTTCAATTTCATAACAGATTCTGGCCTTTGTTTTAAGGTCTTCCCAAAGTTCATCCACTTTATTGACATT
It encodes the following:
- a CDS encoding DUF493 family protein, with product MDILQGNQHASPEDFYKSLKEKLEDHHDFPEDYLFKFIIPTDQAKLTEIYKVFDGIKFTLGNRESKNGKYTACNINAFVLDANQVVNIYKEVAKIEGVILL
- a CDS encoding M43 family zinc metalloprotease; this translates as MTKSIILKSSLAALFFMGVGVSNAQVRDGAKPTKKVWENRKLDPNGVEKCGTVEYEANLQKKFPERLSDEQFEKWLAPLIEKAQANKSQNGTVITIPVVVHVIHSGQNVGVAPNISDTQVMSQLTVMTNDFRKKINTPGYNTNAVGADTEIEFVLAKVDPNGNPTNGIDRVNLCRDYWGRGDESQGYTDYINGTVKPKTIWDPTKYMNMWSVDFADNGLLGYAQFPSASGLPGLGANGGLATTDGVVAGYATFGSMDYNDGTFLMQPGYDRGRTMTHEVGHFLGLRHIWGDAACGNDYCADTPTAHTANYTCNASIVSCNDPNVFEMVQNYMDYTNDTCMNIYTNDQKTRIRTVMDNSPRRLELKASTADQPIPLFPNDAEIKYDGGCSLGILNCGAGVLRLLITNRGTSNLTSAVVSYSINGGAAQTYSWSGNLTQDKSDVINIPVDGSVASSPVTFSITSVNGGADQRSTNNTTSGNYVKPVAPAYFGTTTVTFKLKRDRFGQETRWNLKNSAGQIVKEGRYSNSQPGQADPALITQTWNLPQDCYVFTISDDYGDGLTAVSQGSAQGYVDLLTSSGQTIFHLDGEFSYETKAFTTRESLSTSEVNKKNTFGVYPNPVNDILNITGLSGETQFEIHNAVGQLVKNGKTGNNQIHVSELAKGVYVITLNNAKVSESIKFVKK
- a CDS encoding ArsC/Spx/MgsR family protein, producing the protein MLVKVLHNGNCSKSNAVLEYLDENGVPFEIINIIEDPLSILEIKTVLKKLNQSVFHIIRKTDKLYIDNYADKNYTEEEWIKILAENPSLIQRPILVKGSVAMLGRPIENVKFFIEK
- a CDS encoding deoxynucleoside kinase, whose amino-acid sequence is MHIAVTGNIGAGKTTLTTMLSKHYGWDAQFEDVDHNPYLEDFYSDMSKWSFALQVYFLGSRFRQVKEIRESGKNIIQDRTIYEDAHIFAENLNDMNLLSDRDFNNYSSLFDLMKSFVSAPDLLIYLKSDVPNLVKKIYKRGREYEASISIEYLSKLNQKYEKWISNYTEGKLLVIEVDDLDFVEKPEDFGLILEKIEAELHGLF
- a CDS encoding glutaminyl-peptide cyclotransferase encodes the protein MKKNIIAGFAAILLLASCNKNKEILDTLNTYNTSMEAKGYHFGDKLELPKEVTENAESVTISFGDKETKDLTVDPKFFTLGDNAVTFNIKTKGGEVLNQDATINVFAKNPEKNIAYQIVAEYPHDPKNFVQGFQIEGNTIYESDGQNGSSQILKYTLGTTTPLASTKQAPEDFSEGSTIIGDKVYQLTWQSKKGYIYDKNSLKLISEFAYPNVLGEGWGLTYDGKNLIASDGSKLLYFLDPNEPSKVIKYIAVAGSTQAYDQLNELEYHNGFIYANVWQKPIILKINPANGEVVGTFDFTEIARQNTKGSDDVLNGIAFKGENMLVTGKNWPKIYEVQIK